CTGCTGTGGCCTGGCGAGCCTATTTCTCCACTGGCATGGGGTAACGCGCTGGCACTGGCGGTCCTCAGTACCACGCTGGCTTTTTTGCTTTACTTCGGTTTGCTCGCCAGCGCCGGTGCCACCGCGACGTCCACTGTCACCTTTCTGGTGCCGGTCAGCGCGTTGCTTTGGGGCTACCTGCTGCTGGGCGAGACGCTCAGCCTGCAAATTATCGCGGGGATGCTGATCACGCTACTCGGCACCGCGATTGCCACACGCCTGCTGCGTATCAGGCGTCGCGCTCGCTTGCCTCAAGCACCGCCCCCACCCGGATAATCGCACCCTCGCCGCTGGTCAAGGTGGCATTCTGACCGAAGTGGGCGCCTTTTAAGGCGGGCTGAGTATTCAGCGCCAACAGCGTTTTCAGCGGCTCGGCCGGTTCAGGAATCACCGCCGTCTGCTGGTCAATGGTGGTAATTTTGCAACGCTGGCATGGTTTACGCAGCGTAAACTGAAATATCCCTGTGACATCACTCAACGTGGCCCAGCGGTCTTCCGCCCAAGGGGTGTCGCACTCGATTACCACATTGGGACGAAAGCGACTCATCGGTACCGGTGCGTGGCCACCCGCGGTCAAGGCGTCGTTCAAGGCGTCAAGCGAGCCGGTAGTGGTCAACAAAAAAGGGTAGCCGTCGGAAAAATAGGTATGCGCCGCGCCACCATCGAGAAAATCATCTTCAACGGCACGGGTAAACTCGGTGGCAAAGCGAACCAGACTCATCCCTTGGGCCTTCTCGCCGAGCGCGGCCTCGAGCCAGTGTGTTACCTCTGGGCCTTCCGGAAGCGCTTTGCAGTGGTCATCCCAGACGCTAACCAGGCGTAAATTGCCTTCAGGCTCTGCAAGCGGCACACTCAGCGGCTCGACGTCGGGATGCGACAGCACCAAGTGTTCGTCGGTCAGCGCAACGCCAATCGTCGCCAGGGCCGGCAACTGACGCTGGGTCACAAACCGTTGCCGGGCGTCGACCAACATCCAGCGGCGATCCCAGGCCAACCCATGCGTATGTAGCTGGCTTTGCTCCAGGGTAATTCCCTGCAGTGATTTAACCGGGTAAACGTTAAGCTGGACAATCTTCATGGTGGCAAGCCTCAAAGCAAAAAAAACCACTTTAGCCAGTTGTCTGCCGCTTCGCCAGGCGTGAGAGACTCACAGAGTATTGCCGGCTTCAATGGCGTACCCCAGGTCAACTACCTCGTGTTTCACCGGCGCTCCTTCGATACGCGCTAACAGCGCCTCAGCCGCCGCTTTACCGATGGCTTGGCGGGGAGTAATCACACTGGCGAGTCTCGGGGTCATCGCCTGGCCAACGTCGTGGCCGTGAAAACCGGCAATCGCTATTTGTTCGGGCACCTTGATGCCACGCCGTTGGCATTCAAAAAAGGCCCCTACCGCAACGTCATCGTTGGTACAGAAGATCCCATCGGCGGTGGGGTAATCAGCCATGATCTGCTCCATCAGTGCCGCCCCCACGGTATAGGACGAGCGCTGAGTACTGTACAGCGTGACCGGCTCCAAGCCATGGGCCTGCATGGCATCACGATAGCCCTGCTCACGTTGACGGGTACGCTCGTCAAGCCGCACCGCCAGGTAAATAATTTGCCGCCGACCGCGCCGTATCATTTCGCTGACCATATCGAAAGCCGCGTTGACGTTGTCGTAGCCCACCGCCTGCTGAAGTGGCGTACGGTGGGTATCCATGATTTCAACAATCGGTATTCCGGCGGTTTCCAGCATCCGTAGGCTTCGATCGGTATGATCCCGGTCAGAGAGAATCACACCGTCGACATTGTACGAAAGCAACGACGCCAGACTGCGCTCTTCAAGCTCGGGGCTATAGCCATAGTGAGACAGCATCAGATGGTAGCCGGCGGGCTCCGTCAGGGTTTCAATGCCGACGATAACGTCGGCAAACACCTGGTTAGTGAGTGACGGCACTAGCACGCCTATCGAATGACTGGTCGCCCGGGA
This window of the Halomonas sp. SH5A2 genome carries:
- a CDS encoding MOSC domain-containing protein, which produces MKIVQLNVYPVKSLQGITLEQSQLHTHGLAWDRRWMLVDARQRFVTQRQLPALATIGVALTDEHLVLSHPDVEPLSVPLAEPEGNLRLVSVWDDHCKALPEGPEVTHWLEAALGEKAQGMSLVRFATEFTRAVEDDFLDGGAAHTYFSDGYPFLLTTTGSLDALNDALTAGGHAPVPMSRFRPNVVIECDTPWAEDRWATLSDVTGIFQFTLRKPCQRCKITTIDQQTAVIPEPAEPLKTLLALNTQPALKGAHFGQNATLTSGEGAIIRVGAVLEASERDA
- the gntR gene encoding gluconate operon transcriptional repressor GntR; protein product: MKKKRPTLQDIADRVGATKMTVSRCLRDPKTVSEGLRERIFSTAEEVGYIPNRAPDLLSRATSHSIGVLVPSLTNQVFADVIVGIETLTEPAGYHLMLSHYGYSPELEERSLASLLSYNVDGVILSDRDHTDRSLRMLETAGIPIVEIMDTHRTPLQQAVGYDNVNAAFDMVSEMIRRGRRQIIYLAVRLDERTRQREQGYRDAMQAHGLEPVTLYSTQRSSYTVGAALMEQIMADYPTADGIFCTNDDVAVGAFFECQRRGIKVPEQIAIAGFHGHDVGQAMTPRLASVITPRQAIGKAAAEALLARIEGAPVKHEVVDLGYAIEAGNTL